One Methylomarinovum tepidoasis DNA window includes the following coding sequences:
- a CDS encoding ABC transporter substrate-binding protein has protein sequence MSRFLLIVLLAAVVVPAIFLTSDFGERPPSPLRVGTNVWPGYEPLYLARSLGHLDPDDIQLVELRSSTDTMQLLRSGDLEAAALTLDEALDVAQDGFDLGVVLIMDLSQGGDVLMARPGIDSLSALRGKRIGVESSAVGAILLDGALEAAALPVEAVDIVPLKVDEHEQAYRQGLIDAVVTFEPVATRLRQAGAVTLFTSAAIPERIVDVLVVRRDLVAGRTAALRRLLTGYFEALAYLHDHPEAAARRIAPRMSVTPAQALRAYRGLHLPDLAENRVWLEGPTPKLVEAATKIKAIMLAHGLLRREVRIEPLPEAAYLPGAAP, from the coding sequence GTGTCTAGATTTCTCTTGATCGTGCTGCTGGCGGCCGTCGTCGTGCCGGCGATTTTTCTGACGTCGGATTTCGGAGAGCGCCCTCCTTCCCCCCTGCGGGTCGGCACCAACGTCTGGCCCGGTTATGAACCGTTGTATCTGGCCCGTAGCCTGGGGCATCTCGATCCGGACGACATCCAGCTGGTGGAGCTGCGTTCCTCCACCGATACCATGCAGCTGTTGCGCAGCGGCGATCTGGAAGCGGCCGCCCTGACCCTGGACGAGGCGCTGGACGTGGCCCAGGACGGCTTCGATCTGGGGGTCGTGCTGATCATGGACCTGTCCCAGGGAGGGGACGTGCTGATGGCGCGGCCCGGAATCGACTCCCTGTCGGCGCTGCGGGGCAAACGCATCGGGGTGGAAAGTTCGGCGGTCGGTGCCATACTCCTCGACGGTGCCTTGGAAGCGGCTGCCCTCCCGGTGGAGGCGGTGGACATCGTCCCCCTCAAGGTGGACGAGCATGAGCAGGCTTACCGCCAGGGACTGATCGATGCCGTGGTGACGTTCGAGCCGGTCGCCACCCGCCTGCGTCAGGCAGGGGCGGTGACTTTGTTCACCAGTGCCGCGATCCCGGAGCGCATCGTGGACGTGCTCGTGGTGCGTCGTGACTTGGTCGCCGGCCGGACGGCAGCGCTGAGACGGTTGCTAACCGGCTATTTCGAGGCCCTGGCCTATCTGCACGACCATCCCGAGGCGGCCGCCCGGCGCATTGCCCCGCGGATGAGCGTAACGCCGGCGCAAGCCTTGCGGGCGTATCGCGGCCTTCATCTCCCCGATCTGGCGGAAAACCGCGTCTGGCTGGAGGGTCCCACACCCAAGCTGGTCGAGGCGGCCACGAAAATCAAGGCCATCATGCTGGCCCATGGCTTGCTGCGACGTGAAGTTCGCATCGAACCCCTGCCCGAGGCGGCCTATTTGCCCGGGGCGGCGCCATGA
- a CDS encoding DUF6513 domain-containing protein yields the protein MTDKREHILFLTGKLAEKQLRQILEAMRPDFDYTVHQLGLTVAALMTADMIRRRLKDTFGADRILVPGRCRGDLEALSQELGIPVQRGPDELKDLPAFFGHTQVKPDLSRYDIRIFAEITDAPRMSVAEILAQARWYRDHGADVIDVGCLPDTDFPHLEETFQALKAEGFVTSIDSLDPDDLLRGGKAGADFMLSLHQGTLWIAEEVDAVPVLIPQPPTDLATLDTAIEGMERLARPYILDPILEPIHFGLTASIVRYHEVRRRYPEAEMLMGVGNLTELTHADTVGINAILLGICSELRIRHILATQVSGHACRAVPEADLARRVLFYAREHNMLPKHVHPGLMCLHDPKPFPYNFAEVQELAAMIRDPSYRIQITREGIHIFNRDGLHSATDPFELFPKLGVENDGGHAFYLGVELARAQIAWQLGKRYAQDEPLDWGVAVETSGDETVDPHAYKPAGTTLKRT from the coding sequence ATGACCGACAAACGCGAACACATCCTCTTCCTCACCGGCAAGCTGGCGGAAAAGCAGCTCAGGCAGATTCTCGAGGCGATGCGGCCGGATTTCGACTACACCGTCCACCAGCTGGGGCTGACGGTGGCGGCGCTGATGACCGCCGACATGATCCGCCGCCGCCTCAAGGACACCTTCGGCGCCGACCGCATCCTGGTGCCAGGGCGCTGCCGCGGCGATCTGGAGGCCCTGTCGCAGGAACTGGGCATTCCGGTGCAGCGGGGGCCGGACGAGCTCAAGGACCTGCCGGCCTTCTTCGGCCACACACAGGTAAAGCCGGATCTGTCGCGCTACGACATCCGCATCTTCGCCGAAATCACCGACGCCCCGCGCATGTCGGTGGCGGAAATCCTGGCCCAGGCGCGTTGGTACCGGGACCACGGCGCCGACGTCATCGACGTCGGCTGCCTGCCGGACACCGACTTCCCCCATCTGGAGGAAACCTTCCAGGCCCTGAAGGCGGAAGGCTTCGTCACCAGCATCGACTCCCTCGATCCCGACGACCTGCTGCGCGGCGGCAAGGCCGGCGCCGACTTCATGCTCAGCCTCCATCAGGGCACCCTGTGGATCGCCGAGGAGGTGGACGCCGTTCCCGTCCTCATTCCCCAGCCACCCACCGACCTGGCGACCCTGGACACCGCCATCGAAGGAATGGAACGGCTCGCCCGCCCGTACATCCTCGATCCCATTCTGGAGCCGATCCATTTCGGCCTTACCGCCTCCATCGTCCGCTACCACGAAGTGCGCCGCCGTTATCCGGAGGCGGAGATGCTGATGGGCGTGGGCAACCTCACCGAACTGACCCATGCCGACACCGTCGGCATCAACGCCATCCTGCTGGGAATCTGCTCCGAACTGCGCATTCGTCACATCCTCGCCACCCAGGTGAGCGGCCACGCCTGCCGCGCCGTCCCCGAGGCCGACCTGGCCCGGCGGGTCCTGTTTTACGCCCGCGAGCACAACATGTTGCCCAAGCACGTCCATCCGGGGCTGATGTGTCTCCACGATCCCAAGCCGTTCCCGTATAATTTCGCCGAAGTCCAGGAACTGGCGGCGATGATCCGCGATCCCAGCTACCGTATCCAGATCACCCGGGAAGGCATCCACATCTTCAACCGCGACGGCCTCCACAGCGCCACCGACCCGTTCGAGCTGTTCCCCAAACTGGGGGTGGAAAACGACGGCGGACACGCCTTCTATCTGGGGGTGGAGCTGGCGCGCGCCCAGATCGCCTGGCAGCTGGGCAAGCGCTACGCCCAGGACGAACCTTTGGACTGGGGCGTGGCCGTCGAAACCTCCGGGGACGAGACGGTCGATCCCCACGCCTACAAACCGGCCGGCACCACCCTGAAACGCACATGA
- a CDS encoding EAL domain-containing protein, with the protein MTQLKAYRLRWVLGAVLSGLLLTLWLGLSGWFYLRSLDDTAAEVRKGLRYELGRLALQMQHELQEGRPGEAERLLTFLGAEPGIEAVALLDETGRVWMANHFAWKGKPLTAWLPDANRQALERTRRQRRPEVIFDWRTLWIEAFYPVIWQSRDTERLREERVAVLYVRRDLRPMQVVILREVGLSSLLLAGALLIAWAGLWWILKRLLLEPLDRIGDTMRRFAQGDRQAHLEVEGRGELAHVAVAFNDVAAKLRRSEAELLQAQALYDTLSEINQQIVRSQSPEQLLERVCRVLVERAGFALVWVGETDPWGRVRAVYMQAEDPALLTYLAELEIGLDPRRASGRGPTATAIREGRVVIVNDFQASAMTTKWRQRARRHGIAASAAIPVGRPQGPPLVLNVYARQAGFFTLQIRRLLEELGEDLTFALGHFENQARRRAAEAALRANEKRLQVTFDSIGDAVIVTDAAGRVERMNAVAEQLTGWPPAEAEGKPMTEVFHIVSARTGEPVPNPVAEVLREGKVIGLANDTTLISRDGRRYQIADSAAPIRDESGAVSGVVLVFHDVSEQYAMRRALEESEARYRRIFEEGMLPELLLDPQTGAIVDANATACRFYGFARETLCQMSLAQLNSRGEEESQRMLREPQGCFQLSQRLVSGEIREVEWYCAPMEIGGRRLLHAIVVDVTERQRMEEEIRQLAFYDPLTGLPNRRLFLDHLSRELAAARRHRDWGGLLFLDLDNFKHLNDAWGHQLGDALLVQVAGRLQRHLRSEDSVARLGGDEFVVLLPRLGEDEPSAADHLRTVAEKIRLHVAAEFDLGSRSYHTSVSIGVTLFHGGESVEELLKQADAAMYRAKAAGRNAIRFYHPAMQRSVDARLELEKELRRALERGGLELHYQPQHCAAGRLAGAEALLRWPHPQHGFVPPNEFIPIAEESGLILPLGRWVLETACRQISRWYREGLLAGIDHIAVNISPRQFHQPEFVAEVEAVLAATGAPPQKLMLELTEGIVIEDVTDTIAKMEALREVGVRFSIDDFGTGYSSLLYLKRLPLDEIKIDRSFVSDLETDPNDRAIVETILSMARHLDLAVVAEGVETETQRDFLKRHGCRFYQGWFYSKPLPAAEFRERLRRRRLSA; encoded by the coding sequence ATGACGCAGCTCAAAGCGTACCGTCTGCGCTGGGTGCTGGGTGCGGTATTGAGCGGCCTTTTGTTGACGCTGTGGCTCGGGCTGTCGGGATGGTTCTATCTTCGTTCCCTGGACGACACCGCCGCCGAAGTCCGTAAAGGACTGCGGTACGAGTTGGGGCGTCTGGCGTTGCAGATGCAGCATGAGCTGCAGGAAGGGCGGCCCGGCGAGGCGGAGCGGTTGCTGACCTTCTTGGGGGCCGAGCCCGGTATCGAGGCGGTGGCGCTGCTGGATGAGACCGGCCGGGTGTGGATGGCCAATCATTTCGCCTGGAAGGGCAAGCCGTTGACGGCCTGGCTGCCCGATGCGAACCGGCAGGCGCTGGAACGGACCCGGCGGCAGCGCCGTCCCGAAGTGATTTTCGACTGGCGCACCTTGTGGATCGAGGCGTTCTATCCCGTGATCTGGCAGTCGCGCGACACGGAGCGGCTCCGCGAGGAACGCGTGGCGGTGCTATATGTCCGCCGCGATCTGCGTCCGATGCAGGTGGTCATTCTCCGCGAGGTAGGGCTGTCCAGCCTGCTGTTGGCAGGTGCCTTGCTGATCGCCTGGGCGGGGTTGTGGTGGATTCTCAAACGGCTGTTGCTGGAACCGCTGGACCGCATCGGTGACACCATGCGCCGTTTCGCCCAGGGCGATCGTCAGGCCCATCTGGAGGTGGAGGGACGCGGCGAGCTGGCCCATGTGGCTGTCGCCTTCAACGATGTGGCCGCCAAGCTGCGCCGCAGCGAAGCGGAACTGTTGCAGGCGCAGGCCCTGTACGACACCCTGTCCGAGATCAATCAACAGATCGTCCGCAGCCAGTCTCCTGAACAACTGTTGGAGCGGGTGTGCCGGGTGCTGGTGGAGCGGGCGGGTTTCGCTTTGGTGTGGGTGGGCGAGACGGATCCCTGGGGGCGGGTCCGTGCGGTTTACATGCAGGCGGAAGACCCGGCTTTACTGACCTATTTGGCCGAACTGGAGATCGGTCTCGATCCTAGGCGGGCCAGCGGCCGGGGGCCGACCGCCACCGCCATCCGCGAGGGGCGGGTCGTCATCGTCAACGATTTCCAGGCCAGCGCGATGACCACGAAGTGGAGGCAACGGGCACGCCGCCACGGCATCGCCGCCAGCGCCGCCATTCCGGTTGGCCGGCCGCAGGGGCCGCCTCTGGTGCTGAACGTCTATGCGCGCCAGGCGGGGTTCTTCACCCTACAAATCCGTCGCCTGCTGGAAGAGCTCGGCGAAGATCTTACCTTCGCCCTGGGCCACTTCGAGAACCAAGCCCGGCGCCGGGCGGCCGAGGCCGCTTTGCGCGCCAATGAGAAACGGCTTCAGGTCACCTTCGACTCCATCGGCGATGCGGTCATCGTCACCGATGCCGCAGGGCGGGTCGAACGCATGAACGCGGTCGCCGAACAGCTGACCGGCTGGCCGCCCGCCGAAGCGGAGGGGAAGCCGATGACCGAGGTGTTCCACATCGTCAGCGCCCGTACCGGCGAACCGGTTCCCAATCCAGTGGCCGAGGTGTTGCGGGAAGGAAAAGTGATCGGTCTTGCCAACGATACCACGCTGATTTCCCGTGACGGCCGGCGCTATCAGATCGCCGACAGCGCCGCCCCGATCCGGGACGAGTCGGGGGCGGTCAGCGGGGTGGTGCTGGTGTTTCACGATGTCAGCGAGCAGTACGCCATGCGCCGCGCGCTGGAGGAAAGCGAGGCCCGCTACCGGCGCATCTTCGAGGAGGGCATGTTGCCGGAGCTGCTGCTGGATCCGCAGACCGGAGCCATCGTCGATGCCAATGCGACTGCCTGCCGGTTCTACGGTTTTGCGCGCGAGACCCTGTGCCAAATGTCCCTGGCCCAGCTCAACAGCCGCGGTGAGGAGGAAAGCCAGCGCATGTTGCGTGAACCACAGGGATGTTTCCAGCTGTCCCAGAGACTGGTTTCTGGTGAAATCCGGGAAGTGGAATGGTATTGCGCGCCGATGGAAATCGGCGGCCGCAGACTGCTTCATGCCATCGTGGTGGACGTGACCGAGCGCCAGCGGATGGAGGAGGAAATTCGCCAGCTGGCCTTCTACGATCCCTTGACCGGGCTCCCCAACCGCCGCCTGTTCCTGGACCACCTGTCCCGGGAACTGGCGGCGGCCCGGCGTCACCGGGACTGGGGCGGGCTGTTGTTTCTCGATCTCGACAATTTCAAGCATCTGAACGACGCCTGGGGGCATCAGCTGGGTGACGCACTGCTGGTTCAGGTGGCCGGACGCCTGCAGCGGCACCTGCGCAGCGAGGATTCAGTGGCCCGGCTCGGTGGGGACGAGTTCGTCGTGCTGTTGCCCCGTCTCGGTGAAGACGAGCCCAGTGCCGCCGACCACCTGCGGACGGTGGCCGAGAAGATCCGCCTCCACGTGGCGGCGGAGTTCGATCTCGGCAGCCGCAGTTACCACACTTCGGTCAGTATCGGTGTGACCTTGTTCCACGGCGGGGAGTCGGTGGAGGAACTGCTCAAACAGGCGGATGCGGCGATGTACCGGGCCAAGGCGGCCGGGCGCAACGCCATTCGTTTCTATCATCCGGCCATGCAGCGCAGCGTCGATGCCCGCCTGGAGCTGGAAAAGGAACTGCGCCGGGCGCTGGAGAGAGGTGGCCTGGAACTGCATTATCAGCCCCAGCACTGCGCCGCCGGCCGGCTGGCGGGCGCCGAGGCCCTGCTGCGCTGGCCACATCCGCAGCATGGTTTCGTGCCCCCCAACGAGTTCATTCCCATCGCCGAGGAGAGCGGTCTGATCCTGCCGCTGGGACGTTGGGTGCTGGAAACCGCCTGCCGTCAGATCAGCCGCTGGTATCGGGAGGGGCTGTTGGCCGGCATCGACCACATCGCGGTCAACATCAGTCCGCGTCAGTTCCACCAGCCCGAGTTCGTCGCCGAAGTCGAGGCGGTGCTGGCCGCCACCGGGGCTCCGCCGCAGAAGCTGATGCTGGAGCTGACCGAGGGCATCGTCATCGAGGACGTCACCGACACCATCGCCAAGATGGAGGCCCTGCGGGAGGTGGGCGTGCGCTTTTCCATCGACGATTTCGGCACCGGTTATTCCTCACTGTTGTATCTGAAACGCCTGCCGCTGGACGAGATCAAGATCGACCGCTCCTTCGTCAGCGATCTGGAAACCGATCCCAACGACCGCGCCATCGTCGAGACCATCCTCTCTATGGCCCGTCACTTGGATTTGGCGGTGGTGGCGGAAGGGGTGGAGACCGAAACCCAGCGCGATTTTCTCAAGCGCCACGGTTGCCGCTTCTATCAGGGTTGGTTCTACAGCAAGCCCCTGCCGGCGGCCGAATTCCGCGAGCGTCTCCGCCGCCGGCGGCTTTCAGCGTGA
- a CDS encoding quinone-dependent dihydroorotate dehydrogenase yields MDLYTLLKPLLFRLDPETAHRLTLAALDRLAALGPLNPLRQPRIELPVEVMGLRFPNPVGLAAGLDKNGDHIRGLASLGFGFIEVGTVTPRPQPGNPPPRLFRLPEAEALINRMGFNNLGVDHLVANLQHLGARDFVLGVNLGKNKDTPQEQAADDYRIGLEKVYCLADYVTINISSPNTPGLRDLQHGQALEGLLAALDRQRERLSRRHGKRLPIAVKIAPDLSEAQLGAQAELFRRYRMDAVIATNTTLDHSPVAHLPHGQETGGLSGRPLKEKATEVVRRLHRHLGDGIPIIACGGILSPQDGLEKFEAGARLIQLYTGLIYRGPALVREILLTLKAAGGGDARGIRPPAGACCRTNPDRSGNRGA; encoded by the coding sequence ATGGATCTTTATACGCTGCTAAAACCGCTTTTGTTCCGCCTCGATCCGGAAACCGCCCACCGCCTCACTCTGGCCGCCCTCGACCGGCTCGCCGCCCTGGGACCGCTCAATCCCCTACGCCAGCCGCGGATCGAACTACCGGTCGAGGTCATGGGGCTGCGCTTCCCCAATCCGGTGGGTCTGGCGGCGGGGCTGGACAAGAACGGCGACCATATCCGCGGCCTGGCGAGCCTCGGGTTCGGCTTCATCGAGGTGGGCACCGTCACCCCGCGGCCCCAGCCCGGCAATCCGCCGCCGCGGCTGTTCCGCCTCCCCGAGGCCGAGGCCCTCATCAACCGCATGGGCTTCAACAATCTGGGGGTGGATCATCTGGTGGCCAACCTGCAGCACCTGGGAGCGCGGGACTTCGTCCTCGGGGTCAACCTGGGCAAGAACAAGGACACTCCCCAGGAACAGGCCGCCGACGATTACCGCATCGGCCTGGAAAAAGTCTACTGTCTGGCCGACTACGTCACCATCAACATCTCCTCCCCCAACACCCCGGGCCTGCGCGACCTGCAGCACGGCCAGGCCCTGGAAGGGCTGCTGGCGGCGCTCGACCGCCAGCGGGAACGGCTGAGCCGGCGTCACGGCAAGCGCTTGCCGATCGCGGTCAAGATCGCCCCGGACCTGAGCGAAGCGCAACTGGGCGCCCAGGCGGAGCTGTTTCGACGCTACCGCATGGATGCGGTGATCGCCACCAACACCACCCTGGACCACAGCCCCGTGGCCCATCTGCCCCACGGCCAGGAAACAGGCGGCCTTAGCGGCCGTCCGCTCAAGGAGAAGGCGACCGAAGTCGTGCGCCGGCTGCACCGCCATCTGGGCGATGGGATTCCCATCATCGCCTGCGGCGGCATCCTCAGCCCCCAAGACGGGCTGGAAAAATTCGAGGCCGGGGCGAGACTGATCCAACTCTATACCGGGCTGATCTACCGGGGTCCGGCACTGGTGCGGGAGATCCTGCTCACGCTGAAAGCCGCCGGCGGCGGAGACGCTCGCGGAATTCGGCCGCCGGCAGGGGCTTGCTGTAGAACCAACCCTGATAGAAGCGGCAACCGTGGCGCTTGA
- the ccmA gene encoding cytochrome c biogenesis heme-transporting ATPase CcmA, with product MNDMACLAVHELECIRGDRLLFSGLDFELHAGELLHVLGTNGSGKTSLLRILCGLLPAENGEIRWCGRPVAEQRAAYLQDLAYLGHHPGIKGELTPLENLHLLRHLYRIRPDADPAALLTEAGLGRHLDVPARTLSAGQRQRIGLTRLRLQQARLWILDEPFTSLDVEGVAWVEGLLEAHLQTGGLAVLTSHQSLQRVANVRTLCLTSC from the coding sequence ATGAACGACATGGCCTGTCTGGCGGTTCACGAGCTGGAATGCATCCGCGGCGACCGCCTGCTGTTCAGCGGCCTTGACTTTGAACTGCATGCCGGCGAGCTGCTGCACGTCCTGGGCACCAACGGCAGCGGCAAGACCAGTCTGCTGCGCATTCTCTGTGGCCTGCTGCCGGCGGAAAACGGCGAGATCCGCTGGTGCGGCCGGCCGGTGGCGGAACAGCGCGCCGCCTATCTTCAGGATCTGGCCTACCTGGGCCACCACCCCGGCATCAAGGGAGAGCTGACGCCGCTGGAGAATCTCCATCTGCTTCGCCATCTGTACCGCATCCGCCCGGACGCCGATCCGGCGGCCCTGCTCACTGAGGCCGGTCTGGGACGGCACCTGGACGTTCCCGCCCGCACCCTGTCCGCCGGCCAGCGCCAGCGCATCGGCCTCACCCGCCTGAGGCTGCAACAGGCCCGGCTGTGGATCCTCGACGAACCCTTCACCTCCCTGGACGTGGAAGGCGTCGCTTGGGTGGAAGGGCTGCTCGAAGCCCATTTGCAGACGGGCGGGCTTGCGGTGCTGACCTCCCACCAGTCTCTGCAGCGGGTGGCCAACGTCCGTACCCTGTGCCTTACCTCCTGTTAG
- a CDS encoding toxin-antitoxin system HicB family antitoxin yields the protein MGTLTLRLPDDKHERLRRLARQRGISLNRLIDELATAALMEADAEFRFRMRAARGRPEEGLRLLDKLDALER from the coding sequence ATGGGAACTTTGACATTGCGATTGCCGGACGACAAACACGAACGCTTGCGCCGTTTGGCAAGGCAGCGCGGAATCAGCCTGAATCGCTTGATCGACGAGTTGGCGACCGCCGCCCTGATGGAGGCCGATGCCGAATTCCGGTTTCGGATGCGGGCCGCCAGAGGCCGGCCGGAGGAGGGCTTGCGTCTTCTCGACAAACTGGACGCCCTGGAGCGATGA
- a CDS encoding (5-formylfuran-3-yl)methyl phosphate synthase, translated as MTRLLASVTDPDEARLAAAGGADIVDIKNPAEGALGALPAATIREIRAILPKATLSATIGDLPPQPGPVLEAVRSTAACGVDYVKIGFFPGGDLDATLKALRPLTADCRLIAVLLADYLIALPLLDILAEYGFAGAMLDTADKAKGPLTAIRPRPFLERFVNQARERGLLTGLAGSLQLEDIDQLLPLRPDYLGFRGALCRKGRQSRLDPRRLQAIREKIPG; from the coding sequence GTGACCCGTCTGCTCGCCAGCGTCACCGATCCTGACGAGGCCCGGCTCGCCGCCGCAGGCGGGGCCGACATCGTCGATATCAAGAACCCGGCCGAAGGGGCCTTGGGGGCCTTGCCGGCCGCCACGATCCGCGAAATCCGCGCCATTCTGCCCAAGGCCACCCTGAGCGCCACCATCGGCGATCTGCCGCCACAACCCGGCCCGGTTCTGGAGGCGGTCCGCAGCACCGCCGCCTGTGGGGTGGATTACGTCAAGATCGGCTTCTTTCCCGGCGGCGATCTCGACGCCACCCTGAAGGCCCTGCGGCCGTTGACCGCCGACTGCCGCCTGATCGCCGTACTGCTGGCCGATTACCTGATCGCCCTGCCGCTGCTGGACATCCTGGCCGAATATGGCTTTGCCGGCGCGATGCTGGACACCGCCGACAAGGCCAAGGGCCCGCTGACGGCCATCCGCCCCCGCCCCTTCCTCGAACGTTTCGTCAACCAAGCCAGGGAGCGGGGCCTGCTCACCGGCTTGGCCGGCTCCCTGCAGCTGGAGGACATCGATCAGCTGTTGCCCCTGCGGCCCGACTACCTCGGTTTCCGTGGCGCGCTGTGCCGGAAGGGACGCCAGAGTCGGCTGGACCCTCGGCGCCTGCAGGCCATACGGGAGAAAATCCCCGGCTGA
- a CDS encoding DUF29 domain-containing protein — protein MSERQHERDFYAWSREQAALLRAGAFDRLDTEHLIEELENMGARERRELVSRLAVLLAHLLKWRYQPERRSRSWQATIEVQRLDLADLLAENPSLKALLPELFVKAWRRAVILAVAETGLPKSTFPPAPEISPEQALDEDFWPEV, from the coding sequence ATGAGCGAGCGGCAACACGAGCGGGATTTCTATGCTTGGAGCCGGGAACAGGCCGCGTTACTTCGGGCTGGCGCCTTTGACCGACTGGATACCGAACATCTGATCGAGGAACTGGAGAACATGGGGGCACGGGAGCGGCGGGAACTGGTCAGTCGCTTGGCGGTGCTGTTGGCGCATCTTCTGAAATGGCGTTACCAGCCGGAACGCCGGAGTCGCAGCTGGCAGGCGACCATCGAGGTCCAAAGGCTCGACTTGGCGGATTTGCTGGCGGAAAACCCCAGTCTGAAGGCGTTGTTGCCGGAACTGTTCGTCAAGGCTTGGCGCCGGGCGGTGATTTTGGCAGTCGCGGAAACCGGTTTGCCGAAATCCACGTTTCCGCCGGCACCGGAGATTTCCCCCGAACAGGCGCTGGATGAGGATTTCTGGCCGGAGGTTTGA
- a CDS encoding DUF447 domain-containing protein, giving the protein MILETLVTTRDRAGDPHIAPMGVHMEGEKLVILPFRPSRTLDNLLATEVAVVNASDDVRIFAGCLTGRRDWPLTRAERIDCPRLAESLSHTEVTLEQVEDDPVRPRLLCRPLYTAMHRPFRGFNRAQHAVLEAAILISRLDRLPWDKIEAEWAIHKLALEKTAGPREETAWGWLEERLNQYRKEHGL; this is encoded by the coding sequence ATGATTCTGGAAACCCTCGTCACCACCCGCGATCGGGCGGGCGACCCGCACATCGCCCCCATGGGCGTTCACATGGAAGGAGAGAAGCTGGTCATCCTCCCCTTCCGCCCCTCGCGCACCCTCGACAATCTCCTGGCCACCGAAGTGGCGGTCGTCAACGCCAGCGACGACGTGCGCATCTTCGCCGGCTGCCTCACCGGCCGGCGCGACTGGCCGCTGACCCGGGCGGAACGCATCGACTGTCCCCGGCTGGCCGAAAGCCTCAGCCATACCGAAGTCACCCTGGAACAGGTGGAGGACGACCCGGTGCGCCCGCGTCTGCTCTGCCGCCCGCTGTACACCGCCATGCACCGTCCCTTCCGCGGCTTCAACCGCGCCCAGCACGCGGTGCTGGAGGCGGCGATCCTGATCAGCCGCCTCGACCGCCTGCCCTGGGACAAGATCGAAGCCGAATGGGCCATCCACAAGCTCGCCCTGGAAAAGACCGCCGGCCCGCGGGAGGAAACGGCCTGGGGATGGCTGGAGGAGAGATTGAACCAGTACCGCAAGGAACACGGCCTGTGA
- a CDS encoding putative toxin-antitoxin system toxin component, PIN family, with amino-acid sequence MFAFVGHGEIGMTAYMLSSFPMIRAVVDTSVIVAALLGPKGASRAVLRACLQRTLTPLMGTALFLEYESLLQREEVFAACPLEPGEREALIDAFLSVCEWVDVYYLWRPNLVDEADNHVLELAVAGQAEVIVTKNSRDFRGELRFPELSLSIMTPDAFLLDRLR; translated from the coding sequence GTGTTCGCGTTTGTCGGTCATGGCGAGATCGGGATGACTGCGTATATGCTATCATCCTTCCCCATGATTCGGGCAGTCGTGGATACTTCCGTCATCGTTGCCGCCTTGCTTGGCCCCAAGGGGGCCAGCAGAGCGGTGTTGCGGGCGTGTCTGCAGCGGACGCTCACGCCACTCATGGGCACCGCGCTGTTTTTGGAGTACGAATCCTTGTTGCAGCGGGAGGAGGTTTTTGCCGCCTGCCCGCTGGAGCCAGGTGAACGTGAAGCGCTGATCGATGCATTTCTGAGTGTGTGCGAATGGGTGGATGTCTATTATTTGTGGCGTCCCAACCTGGTCGATGAGGCCGACAACCACGTGCTGGAATTGGCGGTGGCAGGACAGGCGGAGGTGATCGTCACTAAAAACAGCCGTGATTTCCGGGGAGAGTTGCGTTTCCCTGAACTGTCACTGTCCATTATGACACCGGATGCGTTTTTGTTGGATCGCCTGAGGTAG